The sequence below is a genomic window from Pleuronectes platessa chromosome 13, fPlePla1.1, whole genome shotgun sequence.
cttctacatgttaatttgggtatctggcatgtctaccgtcccaaagtCTCTGGAAAATAACAACTACCGCGATTTGCTGTGGTTCCTCTACgccagaaacgatacgctagagggCGTAGAATGGGATTACTACCCGAATAGATGTCatagccccctcctcagctcaggGCGTTCCTGTCACGGTGCTCGGGCTCGCTTGGTGCTGTCCTTGGGCTGCCGGCTCCACGTCAGCGGCTTGCTGCGGTTGAAGCAGCAGGtataaacagaaaacagctgtttgtggggagctttgttagaaaacaGAACCAGAACGTGTTCCAGGTCCTGGAACAGAAGTACTAGGCCGCAATGTTGGAGCAGCAGCCATCAGCCATGCGACACCACCTGGTAGCTAAACTCGACACCTGGGAGCACCAAGCTTGTGACCAGTCAGGTGACTCAAGTCCCTGCAGAGCAACGTCCTGGACACATCCAGCTCGTACGAGTTCCAACGCTATCAACACAAAGAGTCCTAACTGCATCGTTGTCACCTAGTCAAGTATAACTTGGTTCAGCCCGGTGCAGTAATAAAGCACTGGTACCTACAGCAGATATGCAGCAGGGGGCACTGTTGTTAGACACAGAGCCAGAAGGAAACATGGTCAAACAACCAGATTCAGATGCTCGAATAAAACTAACCCAGAGTAAATAGAAACGTCAAAATGTAAAGTAACGCAACAGTAACAAAACAATATGTATAAACATCTGTAGCTGCATATGCTTATGGCTAACACTAGCAACGACACAGTGGACTAGGAAGGCAGACGAAAATCAGAGACTTCTTTAAACATattatctctctcacacaaattGACACGGGTTGGAAAAAACATGTCCCCTTCATTAACGGATTAGTTGACTACTTGCAAGGAATAGTCGACACCTACTAAAACGTAGTAATCAGGAATGCCCTCGCTCTTACTACCCACTGATGATGGACAACAATCATCTCAATTCACCGTGCTTGAACAATCCTTTAGACACTagaacagcaaacacacatttgaaaaatcCACTGGGAGTTTCAACTTCCCATTTCagtgtaaaatgtgtttgaagTCGTGCTAACTGGACCTTCTGCTGTTTTATTCACAGGCAGATGCTCGAGGAGATGGAAGAAGAACAGTGCGAGCAGGCGAAGGTTAAACGCATTATTGAAAACCCAAACAGAAGCTCTCAAGACGAGGGAGAATTATTAAGGTATGCCATTGAAGCATGCCAGATCAAAGAGGTGCAACAATGGTGGAATGAGAATCAAGGGATGGAGACTTTCCTCAAACTTGTGGAATTGTTTCGattaatgaaaaatgaaatcaacAAGAAATCAAACGAGGACGAGGCTGATTACGAAGATAGTGAAGTGGACATCATCTTTCTGGCTCACGGATCGATCACACAACCCCCGATTCCAGCTTCCTGTCTCCGGCCCTGGCCCAACATCCAAGACGTGCTCCTCTATTCCCCCTGGAACTGtctcctcaatgctgatgcaGCCTACGGCATCGCTACAGGACTCATGCAGCCTTGGCACAGAAGCTTTATCTGTGCTTCAGGAAGTGGCTGTAAAAATTGTTATGAAGGACACCGGCCCATGAAACCGCCACTTGGCTGGAACTCAATGAAGGAAGCAGGACTGATTCCAAACATCATGGTCAGTACTATCACGGATCCACAAGATCGTGCATGGACGACTTTTGTCGATCTAACAGCAGAATATGGTACACCACGGAGAGGCCGCATCCTCGTCCCGTTCATCCTTGGTGGTTCGGCAGTAACCATCCCGTTCTACATCGTCACCTGGGTCATGTCTCTGGTGCTTTTTATCTTCGGGATCAAAGCCACCGTCCATCTCGCCGCCTGTCTGGGTGATGGATCTACCTGGTTTAAGTTTCCCAGAGAGTTCCTGGAGCATCAGTACTCCTACACTGTTGACAACACCGTGATGACAGCACAGTCCATGTGGCCCATCACCCGACCCGACCTGCACAGGAAGCTACGGGCCATGTTCGATTAGACGGACAAAACTTCAACATTTTCTGGAGCTGTAAAGTTCTGTTCCAGTGAAAGTTTTGTCGATGCCTCAAGCTGAACTGATTTCCCAGCTCGATGCATCTCCGAGTGTTGCAACACGTCGGTATCAACAAACAATCCCATTTTAATCAACGATCACTTTGAGAACTTCTCAGTCGATTCTTTTCCCCGCTCGACACAGATGAGTTATGAATGTTAGAAATCATATTTACTATGATCTAACCCTGAagtagggcggctgtggctgaggggtcgagtggtcgtcctccaaccagatgGTCGGCTGATTGGATCAATTGCATTATAATGATGTGGAGGAGTCGGGGTGTCCGACATGGTCGCACCTGTAATGGAAAATTATATAATCATACTTTACTCTGCATTATGAATGCTTATGTAACCACACTTATCTGTGCTTATGCATATCACGTGTGACAAGTTGTCTGTTGGTGACTCACTAGGTGCCGGTCTCTGGGAATCCAGACATCGGAGCCACTAATCACTGTGCTGTCTCCTCCAGTCTTATATTCTGGGGTGTACTTCGcattttcacacactcacacaatttACCTTAGATGCAAACACATCACCTCTTTTTGTTTAAAAGAGCACAACTGACAATGTTTCGTGGTCTTCCCCAGCTTCACGTCGGCATGCTGTAAGATCGCTTGAACGTCTTTGCCAAAGAATAAACGTGCACTTGAAAGACAATTAGGGTCTTTATTTCAGAAAATGATTTCCTCCACACACCTGAGCAGCAGGTCCCTGGTTCAATTCCCGACTGGACGGACCAGCGTTTCATTTCTCTGACCTcagtcaaataaacacaacagccAATGCTAGGATCACCTCCAGCAACcaactctgtgtccctgtgacctttgaccactgagaCTCATCAGTTCATCCGAGTCTAAATggacatttgtaccaaatttgaaaggattttcTGATCTCCTGCCAAAAAGAAATAATTGAAGTAAGTCCCCAAAAAATACCTGTATGTACACGTACACTGTAATCTGATTACTTTCTGGCACGCAGACCCTGACGTATTTGTTTTCAAGCTGAACTGGTCCAACCTCTGAAGGAGCTGAACATGATCAGACGATgaacagggtagggagaatcctcttggatttttggacagatcaatccaggttcgtcttttgttttcactccatTGAGTTGAACCAGAGTCGAagcagagaccttttctgcccatagtccaagtttctgccactagtccactgaACCATCAGTAATCACTTATATTGTTATACAATTTAATAATGATCAATTATGAAATCTGTTCAACCAATGAAGAGCTGATAATAAACATGAAATTAAAACCATGAACCTGTTTGATCAGTTTACAGCTGAAGATCATGTGtgttcatttcatttgtgtcattttacTGGATGTGGACTAACAGGATGCAGTTtacactgcagctctgtgaacttatatatatttatatatttaattaaaacaatcagTCCTTTTTTCTGGATTATTGACTTACAGagcattacattattattattatcaacacagCTTTACATCTTTCACATGTAAACAGCACATTGGCTCAGATCCAAACTCACATTGATGACGTACTGATCAGGGACGAGAGTGATGAGAGTTTGGTCGTATCACACAGGCCCAACCAGGCTGCAGCTGTTTCCTGCTCTGAGCTGCAGGCGTCCTCAGTCAGTAAAGAAACCAGACTATCACAGACACTTAATGAACACTGCCCGAGAGGACGAATGAAACATGTAACTGATCCAGGTGCCGAACGAGTGAGGGAAGCAAATGTGCCGCGAGGTTTCGTGGAATTAGACGACGAGAGGAGACGGTGGAGCTGAGTGAAGAATCAGACAGAGTCCAGGGGAGAGTTAGTCTGACTCATTTGAGTTGAGCCGAGGTTTCTCTTCATCAGCTTCGATGATACGATGCAGAGACACTTTGATATTTAATCTCCATATTCAGACAGAGTTGTACAGTTTTCACTGCAGCATGGCCCTTCGCCCTCTGATGACCTTGTTTTCTCTAAACTCAGAGTTAGAGGTCTTGAGTTCAGAGGGATCTTCATCTAAATAATGTCATGAATCAGACCCAGAGGAGCAGAACCACTAATGACCTTTATAATGAGAGGCCTGGAGTCCACCtgcctctcctcacctcctgctTTGACCTCTGCCCTTTCACTGTTCGTCCTTTTGTCTTCCGCTCTCACTTTCCTTTTTCAACAGATTTATTTCTCTACGTCCTCCAGCCGCTCCGCAGCCTCCTATCATTaaagagaacgctcttctcattgttttacggtagcagtattgcccgttttaTTAGAGGTGTAAAGGTTTCTGTGTATATGACcgatgttgtcagttcccttgttacctgtgcatgagacggatgaatagagccggtgcacatgagaataaaatacttaaacagacgctacgctcatactttttagtTACACTGCGCGAGTCAAGACAACTTAACAGAAGAGACGAGACGCGCACgagaagcaggtgagtgcaCGTGTGTCCTTTCTGTTGGGATCAGGGACATTTGGTCCTCACACGTTCAACGGACTGAGTCAGAGTTAGAGTttgttagtttagtttagtttagtttagtttagtttagtttagattAGTTAGTTTAAAGTTTAGACTAGTTAGGTTGGGGGCAGTCAAACGCATTATTTGTGTGCTCACTACTAGAGACAAGAGTGTGTTGAGCTCAATCGATTCTTTAAATTATAGTTTAAAGATAGTTTTTGATTGTttgatatttacagtttattaatGATTATGTTGAACATATTTATCTGACTCAGAAACTGCAGCTGGGTTTCTGAGAAGTCACatgactgagagaaagagagacagggaggaagggagagaggaagggaggggcggagagagagagagataaagagagagagagagagagagagagaggcagcaggaAAAGAGGATAAGATAAaaagtcctttattagtccaACAGTGAGGACATGTGCAgttttacagcagcagaagacatTACATAAGTAGCAGGACTTGGGTGAAGGGAGATAAAGACATAGAACAGGgatgtccaaactacggcccgcggggcCATTTGCGGCCCGCCGTCCATTTTCAAGTGACCCGCCtccaaaaaaaactaacaatttaatagcacttaaatggaacttaattatagcactatTGTACTTACtactgtaagtcgctttggataaaagcgtcagctaaattaaatgtaatatgaTGGACTATGGtccactgtattgcagctgtccctcagaacgccaccacttggcggcgtgagtggcccagaccgtagtatttttttctatatgtggccctcaggacaaaaagtttggacacccctgacatAGAAGAACCAGAGGGAGGGGGTAGGGAGACAGAGTTTATAAACAAACTTGACATTTAATCtcatatataataatatcatatatatagTATGGAGGATATGTATAATTAAATGCAtgataaatacagaaatgcacAAATCAGTCACCAGGAAGTAGTAAAACTGGATCATCACACTGCTGTGACCTATCCTGCGTGAGACTGTCTCATTAGCATAccgacacacaaagacagaagtaATCAACTTCAATATCCACTCGTTCGTCTCTTTAACGTCAAACATCCTCTCTTTGacccgacctctgacctttgtctTCCAGCCTCACGTTCATCTCAGTGACAAACTCCAGGAAACATCATGACCACCGCTGACAGGCTGctggagcagatgttctcctggatcGACCAGAGGAGTTGCTGTGCGGACCAACTGGTCAAACTGGCCCAGGAGCTCAAGTCCCTTAGGCAGAAATGCAAAGGCGGTGAATGTGTGGGCAGCTCGGTGGCTGTGGTGGGGGCTGCGTATGAGCCGAATTGGTCTACTGGTGGAGGACTACATAACACAAGGTTCGGTCCCGGCCTCAACCTCCTGATTCTGGTGACCGTCACGGGAGTTTTAGCGTTTTTCACGCTCAAGTCAATCGGGACGAAATCTAAGTTTCTATTTGATAAAGGAAGTCAGCAGCTGATCACGAAAATATCTGTGACTGGAATGAAAACAGTGCTCAAAGGAGGCGGCATGGTGAGACCCActtcctgtacacacacactgttcttaTTCAATtcttaatttaatgtttttaagacGGATAATTTGATCATCTGATAATTAATCCTTTATGATCTGTTTAGGTCAATCATCAGCTGGTGGGAGGAGCTATTGGAATGGCATTTGCGCTTAATGAGGCGATCGACAGCTGGACAGATCTGATCAAGAACAACAATGTGACTGAAGCCAGCCAATCCCTGCGAGACACAGCCAAAGCAATCCGAAAGATCTCGAAGGCCCTGAGGGATCAGTTTAAAGATATGAAGTAAGTTCTTACTTCATATTCTCAGTTTCTGCTCCTGCAGGTTTGTCTCCTCGGGTAAACAGCTACACGTCCAAATCACTTCTACAACGTGACCTTCACTTCAATTTAATGAGAAAATCATCAGAGGTTTAGGGAAGAACAGTTTGACGTTTCTATAATTTTACATCTGCAAACTAGGAACCACAGAGCAACACCTTAATGCAGCCTGTTAGCAgctgttcctgacatgttcctgacctgttcctgacatgttctgcaggttctgtATGTCTGAACAATTGTCTGAGTCtgtgtctctggacattttctggaacttttcctgcaggtTCTTCGTAAAATGTTCGTCCAGAACCTCTACCAACTTTCCCTggtgttaaaggggacatattatgaaaattccacttttgtagtgcttctacatgttaatttgggtatctggcatgtctaccgtccaaAAATCTctggaaaataacaaataccGCGATTTGCTGTGGTTCCTCTACgccagaaacgatacgctagagggCGTAGAATGGGATTACTACCCGAATAGATGTCatagccccctcctcagctcaggGCGTTCCTGTCACGGTGCTCGGGCTCGCTTGGTGCTGTCCTTGGGCTGCCGGCTCCACGTCAGCGGCTTGCTGCGGTTGAAGCAGCAGGtataaacagaaaacagctgtttgtggggagctttgttagaaaacaGAACCAGAACGTGTTCCAGGTCCTGGAACAGAAGTACTAGGCCGCAATGTTGGAGCAGCAGCCATCAGCCATGCGACACCACCTGGTAGCTAAACTCGACACCTGGGAGCAACAAGCTTGTGACCAGTCAGGTGACTCAAGTCCCTGCAGAGCAACGTCCTGGACACATCCAGCTCGTACGAGTTCCAACACTATCAACACAAAGAGTCCTAACTGCATCGTTGTCAACTAGTCATGTATAAGTGGGTTTAGCCCGGTGCAGTAATACAGCACTGGTACCTACAGCAGATATGCAGCAGGGGGCACTGTTGTTAGACACAGAGCCAGAAGGAAACATGGTCAAACAACCAGATTCAGATGCTCGAATAAAACTAACCCAGAGTAAATAGAAACGTCAAAATGTAAAGTAACGCAACAGTAACAAAACAATATGTATAAACATCTGTAGCTGTATACGCTTATGGCTAACACTAGCAACGACACAGTGGACTAGGAAGGCAGACGACAATCAATAGTCGACACCTACTAAAACGTAGTGATCAGGAATGCCCCCACTCTTACTAACCACTGATGATGGACAACCATCATCTCAATTCACCGTGCTTGAACAATCCTTTAGACACTagaacagcaaacacacatttgaaaaatcCACTGGGAGTTTCAACTTCCCATTTCAGTGTGTTTGAAGTCGTGCTAACTGGACCTTCTGCTGTTTTATTCACAGGCAGATGCTCAAGAAGATGGAAGAAGAACAGTGCGAGCAGGCGAAGGTTAAACGCATTATTGAAAACCCAAACAGAAGCTCTCAAGACGAGGGAGAATTATTAAGGTATGCCATTGAAGCATGCCAGATCAAAGAGGTGCAACAATGGCTGAGGGAGAATCAAGGGATGGAGACTTTCATCAAACTTGTGGAGTTGTTTCGATTAATGAAAAATCAAATCATCAAGAAGTCAAACGAGGACGAGTCTAATTACGAAGATATTGAAGTGGACATTATCTTTCTGGCTCACGGAAAGATCACACAACCCCCGATTCCAGCTTCCTGTCTCCGGCCCTGGTCCAACATCCAAGACGTGCTCCTCTATTCCCCCTGGAACTGtctcctcaatgctgatgcaGCCTACGGCATCGCTACAGGACTCATGCAGCCTTGGCACAGAAGCTTTATCTGTGCTTCAGGAAGTGGCTGTAAAAATTGTCATGAAGGACACCGGCCCATGAAACTGCCACCTGTCTGGAACTCAATGAAGGAAGCAGGACTGATTCCAAACATCATGGTCAGTACTATCACGGATCCAAAAGATGGTGCATGGACGACTTTTGTCGATCTAACAGCAGAATATGGTACACCACGGAGAGGCCGCATCCTCGTCCCGTTCATCCTTGGTGGTTCGGCAGTAACCATCCCGTTCTTCATCGTCACCTGGGTCATGTCTCTGGTGCTGTTTATTTTCCGGATCAAAGCCACCGTCCATCTCGCCGCCTGTCTGGGTGATGGATCTACCTGGTTTAAGTTTCCCAGAGAGTTCCTGGAGCATCAGTACTCCTACACTGTTGACAACACCGTGATGACAGCACAGTCCATGTGGCCCATCACCCGACCCGACCTGTACAGGAACCTACGGGCCATGTTCGATTAGACGGACAAAACTTCAACATTTTCTGGAGCTGTAAAGTTCTGTTCCAGTGAAAGTTTTGTCGATGCCTCAAGCTGAACTGATTTCCCAGCTCGATGCATCTCCGAGTGTTGCAACACGTCGGTATCAACAAACAATCCCATTTTAATCAACGATCACTTTGAGAACTTCTCAGTCGATTCTTTTCCCCGCTCGACACAGATGAGTTATGAATGTTAGAAATCATATTTACTATGATCTAACCCTGAagtagggcggctgtggctgaggggtcgagtggtcgtcctccaaccagatgGTCAGCTGATTGGATCAATTGCATTATAATGATGTGGAGGAGTCGGGGTGTCCGACATGGTCGCACCTGTAATGGAAAATTATATAATCATACTTTACTCTGCATTATGAATGCTTATGTAACCACACTTATCTGTGCTTATGCATATCACGTGTGACAAGTTGTCTGTTGGTGACTCACTAGGTGCCGGTCTCTGGGAATCCAGACATCGGAGCCACTGATCACTGTGCTGTCTCCTCCAGTCTTATATTCTGGGGTGTACTTCGcattttcacacactcacacaatttACCTTAGATGCAAACACATCACCTCTTTTTGTTTAAAAGAGCACAACTGACAATGTTTCGTGGTCTTCCCCAGCTTCACGTCGGCATGCTGTAAGATCGCTTGAACGTCTTTGCCAAAGAATAAACGTGCACTTGAAAGACAATTAGGGTCTTTATTTCAGAAAATGATTTCCTCCACACACCTGAGCAGCAGGTCCCTGGTTCAATTCCCGACTGGACGGACCAGCGTTTCATTTCTCTGACCTcagtcaaataaacacaacagccAATGCTAGGATCACCTCCAGCAACcaactctgtgtccctgtgacctttgaccactgagaCTCATCAGTTCATCCGAGTCTAAATggacatttgtaccaaatttgaaaggattttcTGATCTCCTGCCAAAAAGAAATAATTGAAGTAAGTCCCCAAAAAATACCTGTATGTACACGTACACTGTAATCTGATTACTTTCTGGCACGCAGACCCTGACGTATTTGTTTTCAAGCTGAACTGGTCCAACCTCTGAAGGAGCTGAACATGATCAGACGATgaacagggtagggagaatcctcttggatttttggacagatcaatccaggttcgtcttttgttttcactccatTGAGTTGAACCAGAGTCGAagcagagaccttttctgcccatagtccaagtttctgccactagtccactgaACCATCAGTAATCACTTATATTGTTATACAATTTAATAATGATCAATTATGAAATCTGTTCAACCAATGAAGAGCTGATAATAAACATGAAATTAAAACCATGAACCTGTTTG
It includes:
- the LOC128454643 gene encoding uncharacterized protein LOC128454643; protein product: MTTADRLLEQMFSWIDQRSRCADQLVKLAQELESLRQKCKGGECVGSSVAVVGAACVIGAGVTFLTGGAAAPFLGLLGGTYLGAGAVISVATKLLEHFLSGSTMKDAKEIEEKSNKLAKDIQRLFEKLKSEKTEANRFTDPDDLDRHILTDIMRAVARRSGVKVNINFRMIADEPNWSTGGGLHNTRFGPGLNLPILVSVTGVLAFFTLKSIGTKSKFLFDKGSQQLITKISVTGMKTVLKGGGMLVGGAIGMAFALNEAIDSWTDLIKNNNVTEASQSLRDTAEAIRKISKALRDQFKDMKQMLEEMEEEQCEQAKVKRIIENPNRSSQDEGELLRYAIEACQIKEVQQWWNENQGMETFLKLVELFRLMKNEINKKSNEDEADYEDSEVDIIFLAHGSITQPPIPASCLRPWPNIQDVLLYSPWNCLLNADAAYGIATGLMQPWHRSFICASGSGCKNCYEGHRPMKPPLGWNSMKEAGLIPNIMVSTITDPQDRAWTTFVDLTAEYGTPRRGRILVPFILGGSAVTIPFYIVTWVMSLVLFIFGIKATVHLAACLGDGSTWFKFPREFLEHQYSYTVDNTVMTAQSMWPITRPDLHRKLRAMFD
- the LOC128454797 gene encoding uncharacterized protein LOC128454797, which encodes MTTADRLLEQMFSWIDQRSCCADQLVKLAQELKSLRQKCKGGECVGSSVAVVGAAYEPNWSTGGGLHNTRFGPGLNLLILVTVTGVLAFFTLKSIGTKSKFLFDKGSQQLITKISVTGMKTVLKGGGMLVGGAIGMAFALNEAIDSWTDLIKNNNVTEASQSLRDTAKAIRKISKALRDQFKDMKQMLKKMEEEQCEQAKVKRIIENPNRSSQDEGELLRYAIEACQIKEVQQWLRENQGMETFIKLVELFRLMKNQIIKKSNEDESNYEDIEVDIIFLAHGKITQPPIPASCLRPWSNIQDVLLYSPWNCLLNADAAYGIATGLMQPWHRSFICASGSGCKNCHEGHRPMKLPPVWNSMKEAGLIPNIMVSTITDPKDGAWTTFVDLTAEYGTPRRGRILVPFILGGSAVTIPFFIVTWVMSLVLFIFRIKATVHLAACLGDGSTWFKFPREFLEHQYSYTVDNTVMTAQSMWPITRPDLYRNLRAMFD